The Sphaerochaeta globosa str. Buddy region TCGCCTAGACGGGTATAGACTCGTACTAATACTTCTTTGTACAAAGTCTCCTTATTCCCAAAATGACGATAAATGAGAGCTTTATTTACATTTGCTTTACGAGCGATTTCGTCAACCCTACACCCATAGAGACCCTTATCAGAAAACTCTTCTTCAGCAAATTTTAGAATTGCTTTTTTCGTAGCATCTGTACGCATCTCTTGCTTGGTCATGTGACATCCTTATAAAAGTAACTAACTAGTTACAGTTTAGGGATAGATTCTCACTTTTGTCAAACATTCTTTTATTAAAATTATATCGATAGTTTAAAAATGGATAGTAGAATCTATCAAATCTTTATCTGAAATATAAATATATTTCTATTTTAATAGTAATTCTAGAAGGATACCTGCACCCCTACCAAAGAGCCAGTTAGCACTTTGGGGGCATTAGCATCCTTTTGCTGCATCCGATGGGTCAGATACGGGCCTAGAAACCCAATGGCTGAGCCTATTGCTGCACCGGCTGCGACATCCGATGTATAGTGGCATCCGCTTACCACACGCAACACTGCAGTACCGAGGGCTAAAGCCCACGTTGTAGCACTGACAGCCTTCATGGCTTTAGAGTCGGGATAGAAAAGAATCTGCATGGTCTGGGTGTAGGCCGCTGCACTGAAGGCCATCAGGGTATGCCCGGAGGGAAACGATTCATAGTTTTTTTCAGATTTCACTCCATCAGGAAGGGGAACCCCATCCTGGACATACGGCCTCGGTTTGTGAATTACTTGTTTTAAAACGGTACGAACGGTATAGGCTTCTACCATGGTCCACGCATAACTGGTTGCTACAGTCAGGTAATCAGAAGGGGGCGCAACAAATCCGATAGCTCCGGGGGCAATGAGGGTTAAACCCAAGGTGATATCACTGGCTGTGGAGAGGTCCTCATTGTAGGCAAAATCGAGGGCTGAGAGGGGGGACAAAAAGAAGCACAGGATCAGTAGTAGTGCAATTGTTGTCTGTTTTCTGTTCATACGTGCCTCCATTTGGATTTTCAGTCTACTCGGACTTTTCAAAGCCCTCAAGACCAAGGCGAATCTCATAGGAGGAAAAACCTTTCTTTTGCAGGTAATACCGCACCTTGTCCTCACCCACTTTCTTCACTACCTGCAGGTAGGCTTTCTGTACATACTCTACGATGGATTCTTCGTCATACAGCTCGTCCAAAGCACGCTGGGCATCCTCGCGGGTAACCCCTTTGGCTGCAAGACGCTGGGCCATCAGGACTCTTCCCTCAGGACTTTTCTTCTGCCTGTGCTCAATGGTCAGGAGGGCATACCGATACTCGCTGAGTAGATTTTCTTCGGCAAGTTGCTCAAGGGTAGGTTTGATAATCTGCAGCTCATACCCCTTCTGCACCAGTTTTTGCGTCAGCTCAAGGGCTGTATGCTCGCGTCTGGCTAGGTAGACCATGGCTTGGGAGTAGCAATTGCGCTTCTGTTGAAAAGCCTTCAGCTCAGAGCACTGCTCCTCGGTAAGCTCCTGCCCCACACTGAGGTGCTGGGCACGAAAGACATCGGCTGTAATAAAAAAAGGGAAACCCTCGTGGACAAGGACTTGATAGCCTTGTCCAGGGATTTCCCCTTCGATGCGTGCAAATGCCACTTAGCGCTTGGAGAACTGGAACTTGCGGCGAGCACCCGGCTGACCGTACTTCTTGCGTTCAACCATGCGGGAGTCACGAGTCATGAATCCAGCAGTGTGCAGTGCGGGTCTGAAAGCCTCGTCGTGTGCACAGAGAGCGCGTGCGATACCATGACGGCATGCACCAGCCTGTCCAGAGGGACCACCACCGATACAATTGATAAGGATATCATACTTGCCAGTAGTTTCAGTGATCTCAAGCGGCTGCTTGACGATGAACACCAACATCGGGTTTCCGAAGTAGGAGTCAACATCTCTACCGTTCACAATGATCTTGCCCTCGCCTTCACGCAGGTATACACGAGCGATGGCGGTCTTGCGGCGGCCAACACCATGACCAAGATCTACAACTTTTTTCACTTCTTTCTTTGCCATTTTTCGCTCCTACCTTAGATTTCAACCGTGATGGGTTGCTGAGCCTGCTGCTGGTGATTTGCACCTGCATAGACTTTCATGTTGGTGTACAACTTGCGACCGAGCGGGCCACGGGGAAGCATACCTCTGATGGCACGCTCCATCGGGTAGACAGGGTTGCGCTTGACCATTTCAGCATAGCTGTATGACCGAAGTCCACCTGGGTAGTTCGAATGGCGATAATACATTTTGTCCTGGTACTTGTTGCCCGAAAGAGCAGCTTTCTCAGCATTGATGATAATCACATAGTCGCCCATGTCCTGGTGAGGAACGTAAATGGGCTTGTTCTTCCCGCGAAGGATGCGTGCAGCGGCAACTGCTACCTTGCCAAGCTCCTTTCCCTCTGCATCAATCAGATACCATTTCTTCTGAACTGTCAGCGGTTTCACAAAAATAGTCTTCATCTATTCATCCTGTTCTGCAAGGACCAGCCTTGCGTGTGTTTTTTGCATGGACAGAAGGATGGATACCATCCCAGACTGCCATATTTACTATGTTACAGCACCAGCATACTGACGCGACAACTGCACAAAACTCCGAATATCACCATTTGAATACTCGCCTGGAATAATGAACGGAACATCAGCAGAAGGAGGCAGTACTACCTTGAGGGCCAAAGCCTCCAAAGCAAACTCCTCGTAGCGCTGAGCACAAAGGCCGGTTAATCCGTACGGACCTCTGGTCTCGAACACTCCCTGTAAAGGATTGTTCATTCGCTTTGCAACTGTCTCCTCCACGGAAAGAATGCGAATCAATGACGCTGTAGTTTTGATGAGCAAATCAAGCAACAACGGTGATACGCAATCTGAAGGCGGTATGTCAGCTGTACAGGCTTCTTCCTTGAGGCAAACGACCTGAGGTACGAAACTCCCTGGGAAAGGTAGGATAGGGAGGAGCATCACGGAATCTGCCCCGCCAAAACCTAGGAACGGTCGCCAATAGGACACTGTACGGCTTTCATGCTCAGGTGAGACTGCCGGGTCGAAGATTGCATCACTCGAAACCCGTCGTGCCACCTGGAGGACTTTCTGCTGATCAGAGTACACCCTGATCACCGGAAAATCTGGAAACAGCATTGCCAGCAGCTTTTCGAGCCTTCCTGGGAAAAGCGAAGGATATTCGCTAAGCAACCCACGACTGACCGTGGCCTTGATGGACCGTTGGATCTGTTCGTTTCGATGCCCCAAAATGGCTCTGCCATAATTCTGAAAAAAATCAGTGTATCGCACGCCTCGCCTATCATAAAGATAGAATGAGCGCGCACGGACAACGGTAGGCATTGTATAACCTTCCGGCCTTTCTTGTCTAGTCTCTTTCCCCCCATCGGCCATATCACTCACTCCCAATTTTCTCAAGTTGGGCGAACTTGCTGATAAACGTGGCTTTTCGACCACCGCTGAAACGGACTTCGATGACCTCACGGTCTCCATTCATCCGAACATTCACCACTTCGCCCTCGCCATAACTTTCACTATACACCCGCTGACCAACAGGAAACAGCACTCCGGTCTCTCCCTCAGAATGGACTGTTTTCATTGCAAAGGTTTTTGCATTGCTGCCGAAACCCTTCTGGATAAGGGAGCCGCCACTGCTTCCCCAGGATGAAGTACTGGACTGCTGGTGTTCCCTGCGTTTCTCACCCAGACTTGAAAGCCCCTGATAGGAAGAGGTGTCAAAGGAGCCGGGCCGTATCCCCTGTACATTGACCAAGGAGGAATCCACTTCATCGAGGAATCGACTGGGATGCTGAAAACTTGTTCGCCCCCAGATTTTCCTCGCCCTGGCACAAAGCAGATACAACTCATTCCTTGCCCGAGTTACCGCTACATAAAATATGCGCCGCTCTTCCTCAATGTCATCATCGCTCTCATTCGCCCTTCCAGGAAAGAGCTCTTCTTCCAGCCCTGCAACAAAAACCCGGTCGAACTCCAGACCCTTGGTATTATGCATGGTGATCAAGGTGACACCTTCCTTGTCACGGGGATCCTCCCTGCCCAACGTGGTGGGGTCCAGGGAAAGCTGCTCCAAAAAGAGCAACAGCCCCTCCAAGGAGGAGTCGTAGGAAGAAAGCGCATTGACCAGTGCCTCAAGGTTACCCACCTTGCCGGTACTGTTCTGGCTGTCAACTTCTTGGTAATAGTCCAAAAGACCCGACTCGCGGATCAAAAAATTTGCGCAGTCGACCAACTCACCTTCCCCAAGCATGGCTTGTGCATGCTCGAACATCCTGAGAAACTGGGAAGCTCCCGATTTTGCCTTGGCAGACAGAACGTTCTGCGCAATGGCAAGCCTGAGCATGGCAAAGATGCTGCCGTCGGTCTGGGAAGCGAAGGAGAGGATGCTGTCCAAGGCCCCCGGGCCAATCCCCCGGGCAGGCTTATTGATCATGCGCTTGAAATTCACCTCGTCCTTCTCGTTGGTAAGCAGGAAAAGCAAGGCAAGAGAATCCTTCACCTCTTCACGGTCATAGAACTGTAAAGCTCCTACTACCTTGTAGGGAATGGAAAGCCGCTTGAAGACAGTTTCGAACGCCACAGACTGTGCATTGGTACGGTAAAGCACCGCACTCTCATTGAATTTCTTATCTGAAAGGAGGATGTTGCTCACTCTCAATGCTTCATCCTGCTCGTCTTGTATATATATAAGGTTGGGTTTTGAACCTTTGGTCTTGGCGGTCCAAAGCTTTTTTGCATGGCGACCCTTGTTATGCTGTATCACCGAGTTTGCAACATCGAGGATATGCTTCGTAGATCGATAGTTCTGTTCCAGTTTGATGATTCTCGTTCCCGCATACAGCTCGGGGAAGCTGAGAATATTCTGCACCTCGGCACCACGGAAACGATAAATGGACTGGTCGTCATCACCTACTACACAGATGAAACAACCCTGACCGGCCAAAAGCTTGAGCAGGTTGAACTGCGCTGCGTTTGAGTCTTGGTACTCATCAACGAGAATCATGGAGAACCGACGGTGCACCCAATCCAAAACTTCCGGCTTTTCCTGTAACAGTTCGATGCTCCGCCCGATAAGGTCTGCAAAGTCGACATTGCCGATGTTTCTGAGCTTTTTCTCATACGCTTCATACATCCGTTTGAAGGTGCCGTCAACTTTCAACGAAGAGAGGTTGTCCGACGGCCTCAGGGCGCGGTCCTTCGCATAGGAAATCTTTCGCATGACCGGGTCGAGCTCACGTTTCTTATAGTTTGGAAAGCAGGAAGCAAGCAGGGACAATGAATCATCGTCATCATAAATGGTAAAATTGGAAGCAAGTCCGATCTCTGAGCCAAATCGCCTGAGCAGCCATGCACCAAAGGAGTGGAAGGTACGGATGGTACAATCCTCAACCTGACTGTTGCCGTCCAGCATCACGCCTACCCGCTCTTTCATTTCACTTGCGGCCTTGTTGGTAAATGTCACGGCAAGAATTTTATACGCAGGAATGCCCAGCTTCTCAACGGCATAGGCAATTTTTGTGGTAATAACCCTTGTTTTTCCACTGCCGGCCCCGGCTAGGACCAATAAAGGCCTTTCGTTCTCCAAAACAGCCTCGCGCTGTTGCTCGTTCAAAGCCTCAAGCATAGAGACGATATCAGCCATTAAGAGCTCCTCCTACCGGGACGGCTTCCAAATCCAGGCCATTGACAGCTCTGATACCGCAAAGCACTTTCTGTCCTGGTTTAAGTGATCTTCCCAGAACAACGGTCAATCCATCAACTTCAGGAGCCTGGCCATACATACGCCCGATGGCAAGATCTTCACCTTCTACCAGCTCCTCGATGAGTACCTCATACTCCTTGCCCACAAACCGAGCAAGGTTTGCATTGGTGATCGGACCCTGCAAGGCTTGTAATTGCGCCTGATACCCTTGGGCCAACTTGTTTGCCTTCTTGTGCTCACGCTCGCCGCGAAGCGAGTAAGCCTTGGTCCCCTCCTCCCTGCTATAGGTGAAGGAACCAACCCAATCGAGTTTCGCCTTGGACAGGAAATCCAGTACCTCGGCAAAAGCCTTGTCATCCTCTGTCGGATACCCCAATAGTATCGTCGAACGGATAACCGCTTCAGGTACGGTATTGCGAATCGATTCTATGAGCGAAAGGTAACTCTCTTTTGTACCGGTCCGACCCATGCTTTGGAGCACTTTTTGGTCGGCATGCTGGAAAGGAATATCGAAATAGGGCAACACCTTCTTATGCTCTGCAATGAACTTGGCGAGCGTTGGGGGGAACGCATCGGGATAGATATAGAGCAGTCGGATGGAAAAATCGCCATCCAATGCGACCAAAGCCTCCAAGAGGTCCATAAACTTGCTTGACTTGTCCGGTCCGTCGGTACCGTAGGCTGCAAGATCCTGGGCGATGAGATTGATTTCCTTGATTCCCCGCTCGATGAGCGTTCTTGCCTCAATAAGGATTGTTTCTTTCAGCTTGCTTCGCAGGCCACCGCGGATGAGGGGAATGGCACAGTAGGAACACCAATGGTTGCATCCTTCACTGATTTTCAAGTACGCACTGCCGGGGAAGGACAGCAATTCATTGCGCTCATATACCTCATTCGCCAGATCAGGATAGGACGGCAGCTCTATCACCCTGTCCCCTGCAAAAACCTGTCGGACCACCTCATGGATTTTGGAAAGGTCGCGGTTGCCGAAAATGGCTGAAGCTTCTCCTAATTCATCCTGTAGTTCCTTGGCATACCGTTGGGCCATGCATCCGCTGAGAATGATTTTTGCCTGGGGGTTTGCCTCATGCAGCGAGAAAAAGGATTCGATTGACTGCTCTCTTGCCGACTCAATGAAACCACAGGTGTTGACCATGATCAAATCGGCTTCCGCCACCTCAGTAGTGTGAGTAAACTGGTCATCCTCAAGCAGCTTGATCAGCGTCTCGGCATCGACTTGGTTTTTGGAACAACCAAGATTTTCCATATATACTTTTTTCATGCAGTTCTCCATTATTGCTTCACATACGAGAGCGTAGCGTATCACAAAAGCCTAGGGTTATCCTACCTCTTGAGGCACCAAAACAACCTGACAGATAGTGAAATAGTGTAATAAATAACTTTTGGCTATTAACACGGTATCTGCTTATAACCAAAACTCTTATAGCTATGCAAAAAGAGTTCATTTTGCATAATTATGGTAATTCTTGCATAAATGACCGTCTTGGTATAGTATCTGAATGCTGTATGATTTCAGGCTTATCACGCCTACCCATCTATGCAACAAAAATCTTACAAGAGGAAACGAATGACGAAATATATCGTGAACCGCCTATTAGGAATGATTCCTACGCTACTGATCATCATCACGCTGAGTTTCTTCATTGTCCGCATCGCACCAGGAGGGCCGTTCGCCACAGAACGCAACCTTCCCGAGGTGGTAAAGCGAAACATTGAGGCCAAGTATCATCTGGATGAGTCCATGGTCCAACAGTATGGACGTTATATGTTTGACATACTCCGCGGCGATCTCGGCCCGTCCTTCAAATACAAGGACTACGATGTTAATTACTACATCGCCAACAGCCTTCCCAAATCAATTGTACTGGGCAGCTGGGCCATGTTGCTTGCACTCCTCTTTGGAATATCGGCTGGAATTATTGCTGCAGTAAAACAGAACTCTTGGGTTGATTACCTGAGTATGGGGATAGCCGTCATCGGTATCTCAGTACCCCTCTTTGTCATTGCACCAGTTTTGCAGCTCATTTTTGCGATGAAGCTCAAATGGCTGCCCACCAGTGGTTGGTACACCACCGGCGAAGGATGGAAAACCGTCATTCTTCCTGCAGTCTCCCTTTCGTTTGCCTATTTTGCAAACATTGCACGACTTACCCGCTCCTCCATGCTTGAGACGCTGAGAAGTGATTATATCCGTACAGCTAAAGCCAAGGGCATGAAGAACACAACCATAATCTTCAAACACGCCATGAAAGGGGCAATGCTCCCGATTGTCAGCTATCTCGGTCCCGCATTTGCAGGTATCATTACCGGTTCGATTGTGGTAGAGCAGATTTTCCGGGTTCCCGGCTTGGGCAAGTTCTTTGTCCAGAGCTCTTTCAACCGTGACTATACCCTGATTGTGGGTGTTGTCATCGTGTACTCGGTTATTCTTATTATCATGAACTTCATCGTAGACATCGTCTACGCTCAACTCGACCCGAGAATTACCTACAAATAAGGAGAGGACCATGTTCTTAAAAAGAAATAAAGCAAAATTAACGGCCCTCAACGAATTTGATCAGGTCGTTGAAGGGAATAGTCTGAGCAAGGATGCCTGGAGAAGACTGAAAAAGAACAAAATGGCCGTACTGGGCATGATAATTGTCATCGTCTACTCCTTGCTTGCCGCCTTTGCCACGTTCCTGCCCATCTATGCCTATGACCAGATTATCCTTGACCATCAGCACTTACGTCCCTCATTTTCAAAGAATGCGGGCGACCTAATGATGGAAACAAAACTTGAGGACCTGTATTTCAAGGCTTGGAGAGCTGGTTCTCTCCAAGTGACTGAAGAACAGTCGGCCCAGATCAAGACCTGGATTGCCGCAAACGAGACCAACAAGGTATGGGACTTCTGTTATGCAGAGGGAGAACGACAGAAAGCTGAAGGAACATTCACCTTCAGCAGTGCCGACCAGAAAACCATCGACCGCCTGCAGGAAAAAATCAACAATGAATTTCTGATCAACGTCGAGAAGGTCCTGTGGACCGACCCTGCCAGTGGAAAAGTACATAACCTCGCTCGCATGGATTTTCTTGAAATTGAGAAAATTTATGCGGACTTGCTGAAGATTGACATTGCGGTAATCGAGAAGCAAACCCGAGAAGAGATTCGTAACCTTGTACTTAACAACCTCAAAGCGTCCACTCCCGACTTAAGTGCAGAGGAGTATGAGGCGAACCTGCAAATCGAGATGGACACCCTTGGAGAGAAAGGTATAGCCTCCCAGGGAAAAACCAACCTCTTGGGTAAAATCAAGACCACCATCACCCGTACTGCCGAGCGCGAGCTTCGCAAGGAAATCAGCGAAGGAAAAGCCCAGTTCCCCATCGACCGTGAGATTACCGTCAACGACCAGCTCACTGCCGAAATTACCGCTACCAAGAAGCACGAACGCAAATACGTCCTCGGAACCGACTATAGCGGTCGCGACATGCTCTCGCGCATTATTTATGGTGGTCAAGTCTCCATTGCCATCGGTTTGATCGGAACCATCACCAGTGTCATCATCGGTATCGTCCTTGGGGCAATAGCCGGGTATGCAGGTGGGAAAATCGACTTCCTGCTGATGCGCTTCGTCGATATCATGTATGGCCTTCCGTACATGCTGCTGGTTATCATTTTCATGGCCATATTCGGTCGAAATATCATGAACCTTTTCGTCGCCTTGGCAATGGTCAGCTGGCTGACGGTAGCACGAATGGTCCGAGGACAGGTCATGAGCTTGAAGAACAGCGAATATGTTGAGGCGGCACGTAGCATGGGCGCATCCACTGGACGCATTATTTTCCGCCATATGGTTCCCAACTCGCTCTCGGTCATCATTGTCTATTCAACCCTTAGGGTTCCTGCTTTCATTATGCAGGAGTCTTTCCTCTCGTTCCTGGGGCTTGGTGTTCAGGCTCCCTTTGCATCGTGGGGTTCATTGGTTGGAGATGCGGTGAATGGCATGACCCTCTATCCGTGGAAATTGATTTTCCCGGCTATCGCCATGACCATCTTCCTCTTCGCCATGAACTTCTTTGGTGATGGTTTGAGGGATGCGTTCGACCCACAAAGCAAAAACCAACTCTAGGAGGATCCACGTGAACCAGAAACCCAATGCTAAGGTGGTCCTCGAAGTTAAGGACCTCAAGACATATTTCAAAACCGACGCCGGCATCGTTAAAGCTGTTGATGGCGTATCATTTACACTGCATGAAGGGGAAACCTTGGGCATCGTAGGAGAGAGCGGCAGCGGCAAGAGCGTCACCAACCTCTCAATCATGCGCCTTATCCCCTCCCCTCCGGGAAAAATTGTCGGTGGCGAAGCCCTCTTTGATGGTGTAGACATCTTCAAGGTTACCGAGAAAGAGATGCGAGGAATCCGAGGCAAGAAGATTTCCATGATCTTCCAGGATCCGATGACCAGTCTCAACCCGTTCCTTAGGATCTCCACGCAGATGGTTGAAACCATCCGCCTCCACGAGAAGGATGTTTCCAAGCAGGATGCACTGAAGCGTTCCATCGACATGCTCAAGTTGGTTGGCATCCCCTCAGCGGAGAAGCGGATTCAGAATTATCCCCACCAGTTCTCCGGCGGTATGCGCCAGCGTGTCATGATTGCCATGGCCCTTTCCTGCAACGCCCAGGTGTTGGTCGCCGACGAACCGACTACGGCTCTGGACGTAACCATCCAAGCCCAGATTCTCGAGTTGATCGACAAACTGAGTACCAAAATGGGTACTGCGGTTATTCTCATCACCCATGACCTTGGCGTAGTTGCCGGCATGTGTGACCATGTATGCGTTATGTATGCCGGAAAAATTGTGGAAAAGGCTGCCACCGACGACCTGTACGCAAGACCCTCCCACCCCTATACCGAAGGCCTTATCAAGAGCGTGCCCCGTATGGACACAACCAAGAAGGGCAACCGGCTCTTCTCCATTGAAGGGCAACCGCCAAATGTCATCGACCTTCCTCCTTGCTGTCCCTTCCATCCCCGCTGCCACAAGGCAATGGAGGTATGCCGACACGCATACCCTCCCGTAAAGGATTTGGGAGCAGGACATGAGGTTGCCTGTTGGCTGTTTGCCGATGAGGCAGCTAAAGCCCAGGCACTGAAAGAGGCAAACGTAGAGGAGCAGGCAACATGAGCACATCAAAGAAACCCCTTTTGGAAGTCAAGGATCTGAAACAGCACTTCCCCATAACCAGCGGATCCATTTTACAGAAACAAGTCGGCGCCATCCGCGCCGTAGACGGCATCTCCTTTGATGTATATCCCGGGGAGACTCTGGGAATCGTCGGTGAGTCGGGTTGTGGCAAATCCACAACGGTACGTTCGATAGCACAGCTGTACAAACCTACCAGCGGCAGTGTTGTTTTCAACGGTGTCGATTTGGTTGGTGCCGATCAGAAAACCATGCTCAAATCCCGGCGGGACATTCAGATGATCTTCCAAGATCCGTATGCATCCTTGGACCCGCGCATGACTGTCCGTTCCATCATTGCCGAACCACTGGTTATCTACAACAACCGCAATCTTCTGGAAAAGCCGCTTTCTTCGTTGGATATCGAGCGGAAGGTTGAGAACCTGATGGAGCGCGTTGGTCTGAACAAGGCTTTCAAAAACCGCTATCCGCATGAATTCAGTGGCGGTCAGCGCCAGAGAATCGGCATTGCCCGAGCGTTGGCTCTCAATCCAAAAATCATTCTTGCAGATGAACCGGTCTCTGCTCTGGATGTTTCGATCCAGTCGCAGATTCTGAACCTGCTTGGTGATTTGCAGAAGGAGTTCGGCCTCACCTATATTTTCATCGCTCATGACCTTGCAGTCATCCAGCACATTTCCACCCGTGTGGCAGTCATGTACTTGGGAAAGATTGTTGAGATCAGCGATGCAGTCAGGTTGTACGACAATCCGCTGCACCCCTATACCACTGCCCTGCTCAGTGCTGCTCCGATTCCCGATCCAAAGGTAGAGCGTGAACGAAAGCGCATCATCCTCACCGGCGACGTTCCGTCCCCTGACAAGGAACGCAACGGTTGTTATTTCTACGATCGTTGTCCGAAGAAGATGCCTTGGTGTTCATGCCACCTGCCTCCGATGTTCGACATAGAGGACAAGCACCAAGTTGCTTGCTGGCTCTATGATACAGAGGACCACAGCAAGACCAGCATGGAAGAAGCCCAAGCTGATGCCCAAAAGGCAAGTAAGTAGTATGAAGCCACCCGCGAGGGTGGCTTCACTTTCTAAAGGTCCTTGTAGGAAACGTTGAGGTCCAAATCCCGTGGTCGATCCATATATAAGGGAAGACCGGTAACCGCCCCGATTGCCTGCATTGCAGACTCGGTTCTTCCCCCCGAAGTCTTTTCAGGCATGATTTCTATCGATCGTATCTGGTCATCCTTGAGTTTGAGCGAGAAAACCAGCATTGCCTTCAGACGGCGTCTGGTTGGTTTGGCCTCCTTGTCGCTGCTGCCTCTGACAAAATGGGTGATTTCCAACTGTTCAACATCGGAAAACGAAAACGTTTCGCGTTTGCAAATCCAAGCAAAGCCGTACACGCTGGTAATCGTATTGCTTTGGGTATTGAAATACCATGTATCACGGTAGACACTGCCGGCCAAACTAAGCAACAAAAGCACAGGAATATGAGGCATGGTACCCAATGGAACCCCATCAGAAAGGTTTTCTGACAAACCCCATATGAGAAACAGGGAGAACAGTGCACAGAGTATATGGAAAAAGTGGTTAATCCCATAAGCAATTCCATCGTGCTTGATAAAGGTTGAGTGTCGGATCATACGCTACCTCGCAATGTCATTGTAGCATACTGCATTCATGCATGCTGGTCATGATAAAACGCTACCCAGAGTATGCAAAAAATGCATAAATTAACGGTTTATCATCTATTGCAAGCTCGTTTTCAGCCAAACCTATTTGCGTTTTCTCTTGATTCATGGTTTAATGTGATTTAAGCTAAGTTGAACGTTTACACTTAGAACTACAAGGAGATATGTCTATGAAGAAATTTCTGGCTATCATGCTTTGCGTCCTGCTTGTAAGTGCTCTCTTTATTTCCTGTGGAAAGAAAGAAGCACCTGCTCCAGCCGCAACCACGACGCCGGCACCCGCAGCTCCTGCAGCTCCGGCCGCTCCGGCTCCCGCTCCTGCTGCAACTGCTAAACCGGCACCTGCTGCTCCCGCAGTCACGGCTAAAGATGAAGTCGTATTCCGCATCACCAATGGTGCTGAACCCGAATCTTTGGATCCCGCACTCATTCAGGGTGTTCCCGAGCACAGAATTTTCGAGGCACTCTTCGAAGGTCTGGTAGCAAACGATCCCGAGACTGCTCTTGCAGTTCCCGGTGTTGCTGAAAGCTGGGAAGTTAACGCTGACGGAACCCAGTATACCTTCAAGCTTCGCAAGAACGCTGTTTGGTCCGATGGCACTCCCATCACCGCCAACGACGTCGTATATAGCTGGCTGAGACTTCTGGATCCCGCAACTGCTGGTCCCTACGCTTGGTTCCCCTGCATGTTCCTTGCCGGTGCAACCGAGT contains the following coding sequences:
- a CDS encoding phosphatase PAP2 family protein; the protein is MNRKQTTIALLLILCFFLSPLSALDFAYNEDLSTASDITLGLTLIAPGAIGFVAPPSDYLTVATSYAWTMVEAYTVRTVLKQVIHKPRPYVQDGVPLPDGVKSEKNYESFPSGHTLMAFSAAAYTQTMQILFYPDSKAMKAVSATTWALALGTAVLRVVSGCHYTSDVAAGAAIGSAIGFLGPYLTHRMQQKDANAPKVLTGSLVGVQVSF
- a CDS encoding regulatory protein RecX, whose translation is MAFARIEGEIPGQGYQVLVHEGFPFFITADVFRAQHLSVGQELTEEQCSELKAFQQKRNCYSQAMVYLARREHTALELTQKLVQKGYELQIIKPTLEQLAEENLLSEYRYALLTIEHRQKKSPEGRVLMAQRLAAKGVTREDAQRALDELYDEESIVEYVQKAYLQVVKKVGEDKVRYYLQKKGFSSYEIRLGLEGFEKSE
- the rpsI gene encoding 30S ribosomal protein S9 translates to MAKKEVKKVVDLGHGVGRRKTAIARVYLREGEGKIIVNGRDVDSYFGNPMLVFIVKQPLEITETTGKYDILINCIGGGPSGQAGACRHGIARALCAHDEAFRPALHTAGFMTRDSRMVERKKYGQPGARRKFQFSKR
- the rplM gene encoding 50S ribosomal protein L13; this translates as MKTIFVKPLTVQKKWYLIDAEGKELGKVAVAAARILRGKNKPIYVPHQDMGDYVIIINAEKAALSGNKYQDKMYYRHSNYPGGLRSYSYAEMVKRNPVYPMERAIRGMLPRGPLGRKLYTNMKVYAGANHQQQAQQPITVEI
- a CDS encoding glutamate-1-semialdehyde aminotransferase, with the protein product MRYTDFFQNYGRAILGHRNEQIQRSIKATVSRGLLSEYPSLFPGRLEKLLAMLFPDFPVIRVYSDQQKVLQVARRVSSDAIFDPAVSPEHESRTVSYWRPFLGFGGADSVMLLPILPFPGSFVPQVVCLKEEACTADIPPSDCVSPLLLDLLIKTTASLIRILSVEETVAKRMNNPLQGVFETRGPYGLTGLCAQRYEEFALEALALKVVLPPSADVPFIIPGEYSNGDIRSFVQLSRQYAGAVT
- a CDS encoding ATP-dependent helicase; the encoded protein is MADIVSMLEALNEQQREAVLENERPLLVLAGAGSGKTRVITTKIAYAVEKLGIPAYKILAVTFTNKAASEMKERVGVMLDGNSQVEDCTIRTFHSFGAWLLRRFGSEIGLASNFTIYDDDDSLSLLASCFPNYKKRELDPVMRKISYAKDRALRPSDNLSSLKVDGTFKRMYEAYEKKLRNIGNVDFADLIGRSIELLQEKPEVLDWVHRRFSMILVDEYQDSNAAQFNLLKLLAGQGCFICVVGDDDQSIYRFRGAEVQNILSFPELYAGTRIIKLEQNYRSTKHILDVANSVIQHNKGRHAKKLWTAKTKGSKPNLIYIQDEQDEALRVSNILLSDKKFNESAVLYRTNAQSVAFETVFKRLSIPYKVVGALQFYDREEVKDSLALLFLLTNEKDEVNFKRMINKPARGIGPGALDSILSFASQTDGSIFAMLRLAIAQNVLSAKAKSGASQFLRMFEHAQAMLGEGELVDCANFLIRESGLLDYYQEVDSQNSTGKVGNLEALVNALSSYDSSLEGLLLFLEQLSLDPTTLGREDPRDKEGVTLITMHNTKGLEFDRVFVAGLEEELFPGRANESDDDIEEERRIFYVAVTRARNELYLLCARARKIWGRTSFQHPSRFLDEVDSSLVNVQGIRPGSFDTSSYQGLSSLGEKRREHQQSSTSSWGSSGGSLIQKGFGSNAKTFAMKTVHSEGETGVLFPVGQRVYSESYGEGEVVNVRMNGDREVIEVRFSGGRKATFISKFAQLEKIGSE
- the rimO gene encoding 30S ribosomal protein S12 methylthiotransferase RimO, whose amino-acid sequence is MKKVYMENLGCSKNQVDAETLIKLLEDDQFTHTTEVAEADLIMVNTCGFIESAREQSIESFFSLHEANPQAKIILSGCMAQRYAKELQDELGEASAIFGNRDLSKIHEVVRQVFAGDRVIELPSYPDLANEVYERNELLSFPGSAYLKISEGCNHWCSYCAIPLIRGGLRSKLKETILIEARTLIERGIKEINLIAQDLAAYGTDGPDKSSKFMDLLEALVALDGDFSIRLLYIYPDAFPPTLAKFIAEHKKVLPYFDIPFQHADQKVLQSMGRTGTKESYLSLIESIRNTVPEAVIRSTILLGYPTEDDKAFAEVLDFLSKAKLDWVGSFTYSREEGTKAYSLRGEREHKKANKLAQGYQAQLQALQGPITNANLARFVGKEYEVLIEELVEGEDLAIGRMYGQAPEVDGLTVVLGRSLKPGQKVLCGIRAVNGLDLEAVPVGGALNG